A genome region from Arthrobacter sp. SLBN-100 includes the following:
- a CDS encoding thiamine pyrophosphate-dependent enzyme: protein MAGASMNAFQLRYGTLFGPDAKVIRVDNEPDAAHAQVTDCVRADLGPFLEELNSRIESIEPQGVWRERAPEVAGPRFRSAEPVEDPSEFGPDGRLNPRTVVAALEDILPKERSVVMDGGHFMGWAPMYMSVPDPQAMITVGTAFQSIGLGFGSAAGVSAARPDRTTVFITGDGGGLMGLADFETFLRTTRRGVVVVLNDSAYGAELHQYASKGLDDKAMLIDEVDFAAIGHALGAEGTKARTLADLTTLDDWLATHDTGVFVLDVAISQKVVVEYMAASLEKSGNMKVAVA from the coding sequence GTGGCCGGGGCATCGATGAACGCCTTCCAGCTCCGTTACGGAACCCTGTTCGGGCCGGACGCCAAGGTTATCCGGGTGGACAACGAACCCGACGCTGCCCACGCTCAGGTAACCGACTGCGTCCGCGCGGATCTGGGTCCTTTCCTTGAAGAACTCAACTCCCGCATCGAGAGCATTGAGCCGCAAGGCGTGTGGCGAGAGCGTGCCCCAGAGGTTGCCGGCCCCAGGTTTCGTTCCGCTGAACCAGTAGAAGACCCCTCCGAATTCGGCCCCGACGGCCGGCTTAATCCCCGCACCGTCGTGGCTGCCCTCGAGGACATCCTGCCCAAGGAACGCTCAGTGGTCATGGACGGGGGCCACTTCATGGGCTGGGCCCCAATGTACATGTCTGTGCCGGACCCCCAGGCCATGATCACGGTCGGCACCGCCTTCCAGTCCATCGGACTGGGATTCGGCTCCGCCGCAGGCGTCTCCGCAGCCAGGCCGGACCGCACCACCGTCTTCATCACCGGGGACGGCGGGGGACTCATGGGCCTGGCCGACTTCGAAACCTTCCTGCGCACCACCCGCCGCGGCGTGGTCGTAGTGCTAAATGATTCCGCTTACGGCGCCGAACTGCACCAATACGCCTCGAAGGGTCTGGATGACAAGGCCATGCTCATCGATGAAGTGGACTTCGCCGCCATCGGACATGCACTCGGAGCAGAGGGAACAAAAGCCCGGACCCTAGCCGACCTGACCACCTTGGACGACTGGCTAGCCACACATGACACCGGCGTTTTCGTCCTCGACGTGGCCATCTCCCAAAAAGTCGTAGTCGAATACATGGCCGCATCCCTGGAGAAGTCCGGCAACATGAAGGTGGCCGTCGCTTGA